One window of the Misgurnus anguillicaudatus chromosome 8, ASM2758022v2, whole genome shotgun sequence genome contains the following:
- the LOC141365579 gene encoding interferon-inducible protein AIM2, which yields MASVLELLYETLDDLEEDKLKRFKSLLRHDGSIPASKLEKADATDTVDKMLECFGSKEAVKITINILRKMNQNQLAVKLEMKHSEVIQRDHLKPIEKQTEDFALNEFLKNHKTNMKEKAEDIFEGKKDNEDFNTKRFIQGYEV from the exons ATGGCGTCTGTTTTAGAACTGCTTTATGAAACGCTGGATGACCTGGAGGAAGACAAGCTGAAGAGATTCAAAAGTTTACTGAGACATGATGGATCAATTCCAGCTTCTAAACTTGAGAAGGCCGATGCCACGGACACGGTGGATAAAATGTTGGAGTGTTTTGGGTCAAAAGAAGCCGTGAAGATAACAATAAACATCCTGAGAAAGATGAACCAGAATCAGTTGGCTGTAAAGTTGGAGATGAAGCATTCAGAAG TGATTCAGAGAGACCATTTAAAGCCCATAGAGAAGCAAACAG AGGATTTTGCGCTGAATGAATTTTTGAAAAATCACAAAACGAACATGAAGGAGAAAGCCGAAGATATTTTCGAGGGCAAAAAGGATAACGAGGATTTTAACACCAAGCGCTTTATCCAGGGTTACGAAGTTTAG